GCGAAAGAAGGTGGCTAGCACTAGCTAGCCTAGGCAACTTCAAGACAAGACCTGGTTAGACTGTTTCAAGTTACTGTTGAATTTTATTAATGAGCCAGCTGAAAAACTAAGCCAAATCAGGTAGTTCAGATTTACAAACAAGATGAGCCTAAACAGACTTACACAGCAAGCTATATCAGTGAAAGCAATATATCCATCATGAGCACAGTGAGCCACTATCTCAATTCCAGTAGAAATGCCTCACTGGAATAACTGGGGACACCACTCACCCCTTTCACAGATCATCTTTGCCTGGTAGCCAAGAGTGTAAGCAGGATAGGGAGCAGTTGATTTGGGTCATATGAGAGTGAGTGTATCTCTTACTGTGTGAGAGCATTGTGCGCGTCAACGAAGATCTCCTGAGCTTTCACTGGGAACGCCTTTGTGGTGAACTCAGCGTCATGCTCTTTGATCTTGCGTATCCTGCAGTGGAGAGAAGGTTTGGTGTTCCCACTTTAAATGAACTACAACTTTTAAGGCTTCATAAACCCTTTATTAGGCTTTCATGAATGGACTATAAAGCCTTTATAAAAGTTTGTTTAAAGTGTAACCGGGTTTGTTTCAATGCCAAAGGCGTTAATGCAATATAAGAGACAAATAGGTACTCATTCTAAGTCTAATACTAACAGAGAGTAAGAATATCTAAGGAGTACATGACAGACAGTCTTTGCTAGCTGGgagtatttgagtgtgtgtgaaaGATAAGGAAGGATCACTCAATATCCTACAAAAAGATAAACAATGGGGCGGCGGTCAATGTTAGAGTGTGACACAGGAAGACTGTCTCACGCTAGCTGGGAGGCAGCACCCTGTTTGATCTGCTCTGTGCGCTGTTTCAGACCCTCTTTGGACAGACTGGAGAGACGAGCATCCCCTTCTGGGGGGATATAGGGATCAAACACTCCCGCTGTGGTAGTGGAAAGGAGAGAAATATTGGTTATTGTGACTATGTATATTATGCTAATACTGTACTGGTCTAGTTTGCTTTTAGAACAAGTCTGCAACATGTATTCTCAAAATGGCTCATAAGTCTTACACTACCGCTGATATGCAGTCATCAGCAGTAGTGCCAGACTGTCTGACATTTTGAAAAGTGTATGAATGCACATAAACAGGTCTGTACCAGTGCAGGCGATGTTGATGGCTCTCTCCATGTACTCCTGCCTCAGGACAACACCTGCCGCTCTGGCTTTGGCCTCCTGGTCTGCCGAGACTGCCGCCTTCCCTTTTATCCCCACTGCCGGGGGAATGAAGTAGCGCTTCTTGGTCCTTACCGGGACAACAAAGGGCAGGGGATACCGTACCTCCAGCGAAGCTTCTGCATTCTGCACGAGGGGAAAGCAGGTGGATTAGATCAGAAATCATGAAGTACCAGTCTATGCATAAAGGTTATAGCACACTTTGTTCATGTGGTTTGCAATTCATGGAGATAAGAGAATTGCACATCATTATCAATTGGTTATTATTGTATGGTTAATATCATATGATGGCACATTCGTTATGTATTTAGTTTAACAAACAACTTGGTTTTGGACATAAATACAAAAATCAGATGACGCTAGTCAAAGAGACTGAAGAAAACAGTGTTATAAAATGCAATTATGACATCTTATTGAGTTACACGCGTTTTAGGGTGGCTACGGTGATTGATTAATGAGTATAAACTAGCGAGGTAGCTAAACTGGTTTAAAACTTAGTCAGTTGAAAAATTGAGTGTTTTAGCAAGAGTTGCCTTCCAAAAAGATCTGCTTGCTGGGTTTAgctaggttagctagctagctactgctgATTATAAACCTACAGCTTTTTTCGGTGTCATTTTCTGGGGCTGAGCAGTCAACATTTCAATGAATTATGTGTAATTTATAGCTAATGTAATCCATATTCTCTCAAATAATACCTTCAAATTGCTGAATCTCATCCGATGCAGAGGTAGTAATGCCCTCCTCATGGACATCGCCATATTTGCTGTCAGACTCAGTTTGAGGTGTGTTCAAGAACAATATATCTGCGCTGTGCTGCGTATTGTTACGATTCTTCTTGCAACGTTTTGGGGGTCACTTTGGCTATTCTGCCTTGCTCTGCATTTTAGAATAAACTATTTCTTGTTTAGGTTTTTTTTATAATGAGAATCTGCTTTCAGTTATTGTTGATATATAGTTCAAAGATGTTTAGATCAGAAGACAAAAAATCTACAAGGTGTGGCCAAATGTTTAACTGTTGTAACAAGGCAGAGGGCTCCATTTTgctctgcattgacatgattggttgatggtaggtgaGGGCGGGCGGgcggtcctgtataaacacaaactcacttccttgacaatttccttcacaacagctctgcgctgCCCCGCAAAgcacaagaagtatgaatgccctgacttgcATAGCCGGTAAATGCTGACCGCAGTGCTGCACTGCCAATGCAGACGTCAGAATGACCATGCAGCGCATTTGatatggcctctgcagaagtcagtgCATTCATAGTTTTTGCGCTTCCCTAAGCATCTCAGAGCTGCTCTGAAATAAGCTGTCAAGTGAGTTTGTATTTATACAGGACCTCATACCCGCACCTACCATCAACTAATCATGTCAATGCGAAGCTATATGGAGCAATACTCAATTGTTACAAAATTTGAGGCGCACAGTGCAGTACGGAGCGCAATTTGGCTACTGCTTGCCTCTTGAGGCTTCTCAATtgcatcacaccatccatacgcctccgaccacatttttgGATCAAGCATAAGTAGGTTCTTATGGATGCAGGCTACAGCACCAGTTACTTAGCCGTTGGACAACAGATAATAAAGAGTTACATGGGTTTAGATAGTGGAATTGTCTCTTAAATTGGTTGCTTTTTCATGACATGATCTGAAGATTTGAGCAGCAGCTACTTCGAACACCTTCAGTGTCTGTGCACGTCTTTTTGGCAGGAGGATTCTTAAGCAAACAAAATATAGTTGATAAAGAGATGTCTGCAATGACCTACATGAGTCATGTGAGAGTAGCTAAGCCCTCTACTTGTTTCCATAGGTGatttacacacactcactactagGCAACAACATAGACAATCATCAACACTTTCACAACATAAAAAGGTAAACAACCTGTTTTTTATGCAAATTCTTACTTATTTTCAGAGAGTGCAGATGACTTAATGCATTATTGTTTTTTTCTGCTActatctactactactaataaggAATGATACAAACAGAAAGCATGTAATTGTCAATTATGATTTATGTCAAATATTTTACATAACATAGCTATATTTTTGGAGAGAAAAAGGTTACTGCAATTGACAAACTAATTCAAAACCAAACATATTGAACACACCCCCTTGTTCCAGTGTTCCTCCGCGATGACGCTGTTTCCTCGTCACACTGCGCAGCTACACACGTTGTTACGGTGGATTTGAAGTGAGAGGGGAGGACCCTAGCTGGTAACATTTCTAGCTAAGGATTTTATGTTGCTGGTTCTCGGCCGTCGGGTTTCGCTGTCATTCGTAAAACGAGTAATTCCCCAAGATCCAGTTTTGTTGTCGAAGCCCATTTTGCAGAACTTCAGAACTATCAAATTCCGAGTAATACACAGCAGCACCGTCTTCGCAATCGCCACCAGACAAAATACAGACACCATGCCTGAAAGGAGGCCCTTCGTAAGGTTGCCCACTGACGTCTACCCTGTCAACTACGGGTTGTGCTTGAAGCCCGACCTCATCGACTTCACGTTCGAGGGCAAGCTAGAGGCGATTGTGGAGGTAGGTGAAGTAATTGAAAGACAATTTGTATCGTACTTGGTGCATGGTTATGTAATCTATTTTGCCTAATGTACAACGTTCGAATGGCGAACGTcaaaatgctaactagctagctatcttgcCAGCTATCTTGCCAGCTAGCGAACCACAAACTAACGTTATCTACTAACCCATGATAGTAGTGGCAAATGGCTAGCCTAGCTCACTTTAGTTAGGTTGAACATATgtattcaatgtagaaaatattggCCTGAATGGTACTTTCCAGagtaactagctagttagctacctacCTAGATGAACCGTCATTCGCTAGTTAACTGCTAATACTAGTTAGATAGCTAGGCacaataacgttagctagctgtaaTTTTTGCAAATCGTTCACTGGCTAATAGTCACTACTACACACTTCTCACTTTAAATTAATGTATAGTATGATCAACGTCAATGCAAAGATGTTGATTTGGCTTCAATGCTAACGATAGTTGCATGTCAGCGCACCCAGTTAGCATGCGCGCTAGTGCTAACTGAGCTAATGTTTGCTAAATCATAGCTAGTAAATGTCTTCCTACTAGACTTCCCAGCTTCCGTCTGTGTTAACCTATTTTGCAAGCGTGTTGCTAGCAGACCATTTCAATGACAAAACACTAGACATTCAACACCCATGATGTATAACATTCAGAACGGATCTTGTTTGATGATAATGACAGTTTCAGAAATATTGTTAAATGATTCATAACCTGTCTGATTGGGAAAATGGTGTGCAACCTTGCGTACTTCCCATTGCCTGTTGGTATGTTGATGGTGTAAACCAATTACTTCATACGGATGGGCATTAATTCTCAAACGGACGTCAAAGCTCGATCTAACtagagattttatttattttgttataCTGTAAAACTATTTGGTGGAATGTGCTTTGGCTACCCGTACAGACAATTTACATTTAGTCTTAAAGACAACTATCCTTTCACTTGCGGGGCACAACAAAAAAGAAACCAAgccaccccccccctcctcctcccccctcagttTTACCCCTAAATTCACTTTCCCCTCCATGCCTCATTCACTCAATTGCCTTCTGACTGCTCCCTACACACAGGCGCCTGAGTGTGCATCACAAGCTCCCGTTAGGCCTACAGAAATAAATGCCTATAAAAACGTTATCTAGCTGATGGATACACAAACTACATTCCTTGCCAAATGATGACAGTTTTATCACAAATTATAAATGGACTGGTTGAAGTAGGAAAATGTGTTCCAACAACAAGCAGCAGTTTGGGAATAATTGTCTCCAGCCTATTTTCTGCTGGGTTCACCTAgacctagactgaccaggtgaaagctattattccttattgatgtctcttgttaaacccatttcaatcagtgcagaagatgaagatgaaggggaagagacaggtcaaagaaggattgttaagccttgaggCATGGCTTTTGTATGTGTGCGCCATTCATATTGTGAATAagcaagacaacatatttaagtgccttttaaacggggtatagtagtaggtgccaggcgcaccggtttgtcgAACTGCAAAACTGCTGTTTTTTTTGTGCTCAactgtttcccgtgtgtatcaaggatggcccaccacccaaaggacatccagccaatttgacacaacagTAGGAAGAATTGGGGttaacatggaccagcatccccgtggaactctttcgacaccttgtagaatccattccCTGTAGAAtagtggctgttctgagggcaaaaggggagggGGTTTAACTCCATATTAGGaatgtgtttttaatgttttgtacactttcTGTATGGGGCAATTAGTATTTGTTATCTGTAATACTTGAGTATGATTTAATTTTTTTCCCCAATACGAGTACTGCAACTGTCAAATGCCCATCCCAAATACTACACCACATGTGTATACAGACTTGCTTGCTTCATTTGATTAGTTTCTAATGGGTGTCATATTTGGTGACAAATGTGGTGCGTAGATTCCTCTCAGATGTTTGCATACACCATCTTCATCTCAGAACACAGGCTAGGAACACAAGTTACTCGTCAGCATGGGGACataacactggctgtgttacaaTGACACTTAAAACGCCAGGCTAAACTATTTTAGTACTTTACACACAAACATTGTCTAAATCTAAAAGATTACGGTATGTGTTATCTATGTGCCGCTGATCTATGTTTGGTAGCCTATCCATAGGGGGATGGCACATTGTTTTACGCAGTTGGTGAACTGCATTTGCCAAGGAAATTAGGCTAGATGAAAGGATTAGACTACTCTGCATTTAAGTGACAAATACAGTTGTCAAGTATGGCATTTTTAACTGCAATACATGGGCTATGTGTTGTCAGTTGCGTGGCTGCTATTTGTATGCACAATCTATAATTTCATTAGCCAAGTTAATGTCAATGCCAGCCCATGATTTAAAAGTCTACAGATAACCGCACAATAGCCAATAAGACTCATAGCGATGTGGCACCGTGCCATCACCTAGCACACTCTATAATTACAGCCCTGCCTTCTTGGTTACAACCTCCCAGCTCTCTGAGTATCAAAATAAACAACGGCAGCACCCAACCGTCAATAAATGGGACTAGCCTACTCTCTCAGAAAGCCGCGTCTGAGTGTGCCACTGGGTTCCGCCCTCAATAAGTCGGACGGTCGACCGTCGCATGAGCTGCTATCACAATGCATTCTAGTCAGAagccctataggctgtctctttctttccccctctccaaaCCTTCTTTCACTCCCTTTCCGCTCTCCCTGTCAAGCCACAATTGTTTTTCACTGTGACACTGAGCCACTGTAGGTTAAGCCTGCTTGGCCTACAGTAAGTTGTTTGATCCCTATTGCTGCTATCTGTCACAGTTAAGATTAGATTTACCCTTAATGGTGGATTTGCTTATGGCAGAAAAACAAAATATCCTAGTTTGGAAGTATTATATCGAGGGAGTATTATCGTTGAGGGACTCTAGAATGACTGccaaacattattttattttttttaacacttaTTAAAAATATGGTGTTCTTATGTCATCCTGGGGATTTATACAAGGCTAGGCCCAGATTTGACTTAG
This sequence is a window from Oncorhynchus mykiss isolate Arlee chromosome 13, USDA_OmykA_1.1, whole genome shotgun sequence. Protein-coding genes within it:
- the mrpl45 gene encoding 39S ribosomal protein L45, mitochondrial — protein: MAMSMRRALLPLHRMRFSNLKNAEASLEVRYPLPFVVPVRTKKRYFIPPAVGIKGKAAVSADQEAKARAAGVVLRQEYMERAINIACTAGVFDPYIPPEGDARLSSLSKEGLKQRTEQIKQGAASQLAIRKIKEHDAEFTTKAFPVKAQEIFVDAHNALTQFNKEKLHSLVTERCYPEMVRGNRYKTLRWHFVESLEPPKVVHARCPDMVSKGNLYGQVTVRMHSRQTLAVYDRFGRLMMGSEEEPRDVLEYLVLERHLVNPYGMWRLHGKIVPAWAPVKEPIVKTVMIPGPELKPGEEFEGLNYEVPKPKAVQWHK